Proteins encoded by one window of Rutidosis leptorrhynchoides isolate AG116_Rl617_1_P2 chromosome 7, CSIRO_AGI_Rlap_v1, whole genome shotgun sequence:
- the LOC139858525 gene encoding putative pentatricopeptide repeat-containing protein At1g64310 produces the protein MFIHFKSLVFELSKLNQTLIKTKSFHALLIKTCLLHDPFYPTKIIRFYAINHDLTSAYNLFDESPNRTVYTWNSIIRAYAQSHCFLDAFTLFKQMLSSVTTDPDHFTFACLFRACAESFNLYSLKIVHGLLIVYNLGPDSVGGSALVSAYSKLGLIDDARMVFDRLKEHDLVLYNTMITGYGCCGYWEKGLHLFIMMRRLEINPDGYTMVGLLSSFTSSSLLEVCQSIHCYCLRKGFGSNAHVNSMLVSMYLRCSCMNSAYKVFDSLLQPDLVTWSAFISGFSQSGEYHKALVYFKKMNSKGIKTDSILLATVLSVTAQLVTLAKGVEIHGYAIRNNLDSEIMVSSALIDMYSKCGFLEMGLKVFDQMPQRNIVSYNSVIVNLGLYGLATEAFQVFKMVVERGLKPDETTFVGLLSACSHGGFIKEGLDIFKRMEVDFGIKAKTEHYVNYIKLLGMAGNLDEAYNVIDSLGEPVDSGIWGALLSCCDAHNDSKLAKIVTQRLLDDKTNRSTYKVMVSNFHAGNGRWDDAKNMRDELDDLGKKKMSGISWIKI, from the coding sequence ATGTTCATTCATTTCAAGTCACTTGTATTTGAACTCTCAAAGCtaaatcaaaccctaatcaaaaccaAATCATTCCATGCTTTACTTATCAAGACATGCCTTCTTCATGACCCATTTTACCCGACTAAAATCATTAGGTTCTACGCAATCAATCATGATCTTACCTCTGCCTACAACCTGTTCGATGAAAGTCCTAACAGAACTGTCTATACCTGGAACTCCATTATTAGAGCTTATGCACAATCCCATTGTTTTCTTGATGCATTTACACTATTTAAACAAATGTTATCTTCAGTAACAACAGACCCTGATCATTTCACATTTGCTTGCCTTTTTCGTGCTTGTGCAGAAAGCTTTAATCTTTATAGTCTTAAGATTGTGCATGGACTATTGATTGTTTATAATTTAGGACCAGACTCTGTTGGTGGTAGTGCACTTGTGTCAGCTTACTCTAAACTAGGTCTCATTGATGATGCCCGAATGGTCTTTGATAGATTAAAAGAACACGACTTGGTTTTATACAACACGATGATAACAGGTTATGGATGTTGTGGGTACTGGGAGAAAGGGCTGCATTTGTTTATTATGATGAGGAGACTCGAGATTAATCCTGATGGGTATACGATGGTAGGATTATTATCCAGTTTCACTAGTTCAAGTTTGCTAGAAGTGTGTCAAAGTATTCACTGTTATTGTTTGAGAAAAGGGTTTGGTTCAAATGCACATGTAAATAGTATGCTAGTTAGCATGTACTTACGATGTAGTTGTATGAATTCGGCTTATAAAGTATTTGATAGTTTATTGCAGCCTGATTTAGTAACATGGTCTGCCTTTATTTCTGGCTTTTCACAATCTGGTGAGTACCATAAGGCGTTGGTTTATTTCAAGAAAATGAATTCGAAAGGTATTAAGACGGATTCTATACTCCTTGCTACTGTGCTTTCTGTTACTGCACAGCTGGTAACTTTAGCAAAAGGTGTTGAGATACATGGATATGCCATACGTAATAACCTTGATTCGGAAATTATGGTGTCTTCTGCTTTAATAGACATGTATTCAAAGTGTGGTTTTTTGGAGATGGGACTCAAGGTGTTTGATCAAATGCCTCAGAGGAACATTGTTTCATACAATTCGGTAATTGTGAATCTTGGTTTGTATGGACTTGCAACTGAGGCATTTCAAGTGTTTAAGATGGTTGTTGAAAGAGGTTTAAAACCTGATGAAACTACGTTTGTTGGTTTATTATCAGCTTGCTCACATGGCGGTTTTATTAAAGAAGGTCTAGATATTTTTAAAAGAATGGAAGTTGATTTTGGGATTAAAGCTAAAACCGAACATTATGTTAACTATATCAAACTTCTTGGTATGGCTGGAAATTTGGACGAGGCTTATAATGTTATTGACTCTTTAGGAGAACCTGTGGATTCTGGAATTTGGGGTGCACTTCTATCTTGTTGTGATGCACATAATGATTCAAAACTTGCTAAAATTGTAACTCAACGATTGCTTGACGATAAGACGAATAGGAGTACTTACAAAGTTATGGTTTCTAATTTCCATGCTGGAAATGGGAGATGGGATGATGCGAAAAACATGAGAGATGAATTAGATGATTTGGGAAAAAAGAAAATGAGCGGGATTAGTTGGATTAAGATTTAA